A segment of the Corynebacterium resistens DSM 45100 genome:
CCTTTCCTGCCACCAGATCCGGCAGCCACTTTTCCTTCTGATCTTGAGTACCGAAGCGGTAGATGGGCATGATGCCCAGCGAAACGCCTGCTTCCAGGGTGATCGCTACGGATTGGTCCACTCGGGCAAGTTCTTCCAGCGCCACGCACAGTGCCATGTAGTCGCCACCCATGCCACCGAACTCTTCGCTGATGGGCAGGCCGAATAGCCCCATTTCGCCCATTTGTCGCACAACGTCGTAAGGGAAAGTGTGTTCGCGGTCGTGTTCGGCGGCCACGGGATCCACCACATTGTTGGCGAAGTCCTCTACGCTCTTGCGCAGCTGCTCTAGTTCATCGCTCAAGATAGCCATTGGTCTTCCTTTTCTATTCAGTCGGTTGCTGGGTTTGCTTGCTGTTGCCTTGTGTTTCGGATTTTCGTTTGCCGGGTTTGCCGGTTGTAGTCGTTTTGACCTGGGTGTAGCCGGGTGCTTCTACTCTTTTGGTTCGACGCCAGCCAGGACCTGCCCCGTGGTCACCTTGTCTCCCACGGCGACCTCGACGGTGACTTCTCCGGCGATCTCCGCCGTCAGGGTGTGTTCCATCTTCATGGCTTCAATGACTACGACTGCTTGGCCTTCCTCGACTTCGCTGCCGGATTCCACTTCGACCGCGATGACGGTGCCGGGCATGGGGCTAGTGATGCTGCCGCTTCCCGCGCCCGCTGCTGCTTCCAGCTGGGTGGCCTTGGTGATACGCGTCAGTTCGAAGGTTCCCTCTGGACCGGTGACGTATCCCGGCGCGGGGACGGTCCAGGTGGTGAACGCGCCTTCGTCCACGCTGATCTTGCGCGCTCGCTCTGCCCCAATGAGGTCCTGGACAACCACCGAATGCGTGTTATCTCCCACCGTCACCGTCCACGCGCTGGCACCGGCAGTGTTCTCGACTTTGGTTGACACTTGGTGGCCAGCGCCGGTTCCGGCAGCGTTATCGGCGCCGGATGTGTCCGCCGGTACGAGTTCAACTTCAAACACACCGTCGTCGCTGGTTTCATCCGTGAACAGCATGCGTATTGGCGCGCGACGTTCATTTCCGCGCCAGCCGTCACCTAACGTCCAGACCGTGGACAGGGTGCTGGCGCCACCTGCTACATGGTGCGACCCAGAGGATTCACTGGAACCTCTGACCTTATGGTTCTCGCGCCGCTCCACCTGTGCCAACACTGCACGGACGAATGCAGCGACTGGTGCGGTAGGGTCCGCATAGTCACCGACAATGCGATCCAGCAGTCCGGTATCCAGATCACCGGCAATAACCTCGGGACGGGTCACGAGGAAGCGGTTGAAGTTGAGGTTGGTAACCACCCCTTCGACGACCGTCCTCCCTAGGGCCTGGTCTAGGCGGGCCAAAGCGGCTTCGCGATGATCTGCATATGTAATGACCTTGGCCAACATTGGGTCGTAATCAGAACCGATGATCTGGCCAGATCGGATACCCGAATCCACGCGCACGCCTTCACCAGTGGGCCAGCTGAGTTCGCCGACAGTACCACCGGTGGGGAGGAATCCTGCGGCAGCATCCTCGGCGTAGACACGGGCTTCCACAGCATGACCGTTGAGGCGAATCTGGTCCTGACGCAGCGGGATTTGCTCACCGCGCGCCACCCGGATCTGCCATTCCACTAGATCGACACCAGTCACCAGCTCCGTGACGGGGTGTTCGACCTGAAGGCGCGTGTTCATCTCCATGAAGAAGAACTTCTCGGGTTGCTTAGCAGAAACGATGAACTCCACGGTTCCCGCGCCGAGGTAGCCACACGCACGGGCAGCATCACAGGCCGCCTGGCCGATTTCGGCGCG
Coding sequences within it:
- a CDS encoding ATP-binding protein codes for the protein MTFNTVLIANRGEIAVRVIRTVHAMGLQAVAIYSDADAAAPHVLAADKAVHIGPAAASESYLNIDKVIAAAHSAGAQAIHPGYGFLSENAEFAARCEKEGITFIGPPASAMEKMGDKITARATVESRDVPTVPGISRPGLSDDDIIAAAPDIGFPVLIKPSAGGGGKGMHRVEEIDKLPAALKSARREAASSFGDDTLFMEHFVDTPRHIEVQIVADSHGNVVHLGERECSLQRRHQKVIEEAPSALLDEKTRAEIGQAACDAARACGYLGAGTVEFIVSAKQPEKFFFMEMNTRLQVEHPVTELVTGVDLVEWQIRVARGEQIPLRQDQIRLNGHAVEARVYAEDAAAGFLPTGGTVGELSWPTGEGVRVDSGIRSGQIIGSDYDPMLAKVITYADHREAALARLDQALGRTVVEGVVTNLNFNRFLVTRPEVIAGDLDTGLLDRIVGDYADPTAPVAAFVRAVLAQVERRENHKVRGSSESSGSHHVAGGASTLSTVWTLGDGWRGNERRAPIRMLFTDETSDDGVFEVELVPADTSGADNAAGTGAGHQVSTKVENTAGASAWTVTVGDNTHSVVVQDLIGAERARKISVDEGAFTTWTVPAPGYVTGPEGTFELTRITKATQLEAAAGAGSGSITSPMPGTVIAVEVESGSEVEEGQAVVVIEAMKMEHTLTAEIAGEVTVEVAVGDKVTTGQVLAGVEPKE